The Streptomyces sp. 11x1 genomic sequence CGGACCAGGGACATCCTGGCGGCACTACGCAAGGAGTTGTGACACATGGCAAGGACACCCGACGGCCCCGTCCACAGCGGTATGCCCGCGCCCGAACTCGGCGCGGAGGGCTGGCGCAAGCCCTGGAGCGGTACGAACGGCGGTTCCTGTGTGGAGGCCAAGCGGCTGCCCGACGGCCGGGTCGCGTTCCGGCAGTCCACCGATCCGGAGGGGCCGGCCCTCGTCTACTCGCGGGAGGAGATGGTGGCGTTCCTGGAGGGGGCGAAGGCGGGGGAGGCGGATTTTCTGATCGCCTGAGCCCATGGGTGCGTTGCCGGGTGCGGGTCCGGTGGGGCTTCTCGCGCCCGCGCGGCGGAGCCGCACAGTGATACAGCCCCGCGCCCCTGAAAAGCAGGGGCTGCGCCCCGTGCTTTTCGGCCGCCGCCTGCGGATCACTACGCCCGCACAACCGGACAACCCGCACGCGCACTCCCGGTGCCTTCCCGCCCCGCCCAGACTGGGGGCACCTCCCGGCCGTGCACGGGTCCGGGAGGGCGACGACCGCCGCGCACCACCCGAAGGGAGCGGCATGCGCACGCCGCCTCGTGCCCCGGGCCGCTCCCGAGGGGTGGGGACGACCCCACCGTCCGCCCTGCGCGCGCTGGCCCCGTACCG encodes the following:
- a CDS encoding DUF397 domain-containing protein, whose amino-acid sequence is MARTPDGPVHSGMPAPELGAEGWRKPWSGTNGGSCVEAKRLPDGRVAFRQSTDPEGPALVYSREEMVAFLEGAKAGEADFLIA